A region from the Candidatus Sulfotelmatobacter sp. genome encodes:
- a CDS encoding outer membrane beta-barrel protein, translating into MHPASRRTVRLADRALIGGVVFIVALLLGMEMAHAAEIIPAVGVSRNADGSGSAKLYTGLSVRTSIIPMVKADLGVAYHTDEVNAGVFTTNATTWPVTLSAWLAPIPFVYAGGGVGWYHTSYSIPGAPGYAAAAATNTTFGTHIGGGFQMPLVPMLSLDLNARYVMLKKSDDSNLPSNYDPKFWSTALGLAIKF; encoded by the coding sequence ATGCACCCGGCTTCCAGGCGCACCGTCAGACTCGCCGATCGCGCGCTGATCGGCGGCGTGGTTTTCATCGTGGCCCTGCTGCTCGGCATGGAGATGGCGCACGCCGCCGAGATCATCCCCGCGGTCGGCGTCTCGCGTAACGCCGACGGCAGCGGCAGCGCCAAGCTCTACACCGGCCTGTCGGTTCGCACCAGCATCATCCCGATGGTCAAGGCCGATCTCGGCGTGGCGTATCACACCGACGAGGTCAACGCCGGGGTGTTCACCACCAATGCCACCACCTGGCCGGTGACGCTGTCGGCCTGGCTCGCCCCGATCCCGTTCGTGTACGCGGGCGGTGGCGTGGGCTGGTATCACACCAGCTACTCGATCCCGGGCGCTCCGGGCTACGCGGCCGCGGCGGCCACCAACACCACGTTCGGCACTCACATCGGTGGTGGATTCCAGATGCCGCTGGTGCCGATGCTGTCGCTCGACCTGAACGCGCGCTACGTGATGCTCAAGAAGTCCGACGACTCGAACCTGCCCAGCAACTACGATCCCAAGTTCTGGAGCACGGCGCTCGGCCTCGCCATCAAGTTCTAA
- a CDS encoding Ppx/GppA phosphatase family protein gives MRIAAIDIGTNSIHMVIADAIGVGAIEVVDRERDVVQIGRGSFSGHRLRREAIRRSVESLARFVQLARRLQTDRILCTATAAVREAQNGGELLQAARAASGVTPRVIPAEEEGRLIYLAVKEALQIGAAPSLIVDIGGGSVQFVVGDAEKLRLSTGAPLGALRLTELLPLSDPPTRGELERLRRHLRREARAALGRVAEFEPGRVFGSSGTIHALAQLAHWEEHGAAIPQINGYPLSLAAVDRQVKRLSRLSIAQRERLPGLDAHRAEIILPGAMVLRHVLDELGADGLIVSDFGVREGLVIDYIANHAEEVTQLAPLEDLRMRSVVQLLRKFGPSGPHPAHVARLALSLYDGFRPVHELPPETRDLLHYAALLHDVGSVVSFDGHAEHSGYIIRNGNLRGLSREEVEAIACVARYHGKGRPKKRDREFRDLRKKTRRTVRWLAALLRIAEGLDRSHYQLIRSLRVARRGERFSILVTARRDAKLELWAARRRLGLLAERIGSRKHPASVTVRLDRAADLARRATPEPKRAETPAVAPAAASPARPQPQTPARPSAPALKVVERR, from the coding sequence TTGCGAATCGCGGCGATCGACATCGGCACCAACTCGATCCACATGGTGATCGCAGACGCCATCGGCGTCGGCGCGATCGAGGTCGTGGATCGCGAGCGCGACGTGGTGCAGATCGGGCGCGGCTCGTTCTCGGGCCATCGCCTGCGCCGCGAGGCCATCCGCCGCAGCGTCGAATCGCTGGCGCGCTTCGTTCAGCTCGCCCGCCGGCTGCAGACCGACCGCATCCTCTGCACCGCCACCGCGGCGGTACGCGAGGCGCAGAACGGCGGCGAGCTGCTCCAGGCGGCGCGCGCCGCTTCGGGGGTCACGCCGCGGGTGATCCCGGCCGAGGAGGAAGGCCGGCTCATCTACCTGGCGGTGAAGGAGGCGCTGCAGATCGGCGCCGCGCCGTCGCTGATCGTGGACATCGGCGGCGGCAGCGTGCAGTTCGTGGTCGGGGACGCGGAGAAGCTGAGACTCTCGACCGGCGCGCCGCTCGGCGCGCTGCGCCTCACCGAGCTGCTGCCGCTCTCCGATCCTCCGACGCGCGGCGAACTCGAACGCCTGCGGCGCCACCTGCGCCGGGAGGCGCGCGCCGCGCTGGGCCGAGTCGCCGAGTTCGAACCCGGGCGCGTATTCGGCTCGTCGGGCACCATCCACGCTCTGGCTCAGCTCGCCCACTGGGAAGAGCACGGCGCGGCGATCCCGCAGATCAACGGCTACCCGCTGTCGCTGGCGGCGGTGGACCGGCAGGTCAAGCGACTCTCGCGCCTGAGCATCGCCCAGCGCGAGCGGCTGCCCGGACTCGATGCCCATCGCGCCGAGATCATCCTGCCGGGCGCGATGGTGCTGCGTCACGTGCTCGACGAGCTGGGCGCCGACGGGCTGATCGTCTCGGATTTCGGGGTGCGCGAAGGCCTGGTGATCGACTACATCGCCAACCACGCCGAGGAAGTCACTCAGCTCGCCCCCCTCGAGGACCTGCGCATGCGCAGCGTGGTGCAGTTGCTGCGCAAGTTCGGGCCGAGCGGACCGCACCCGGCGCACGTCGCGCGGCTCGCGCTCTCGCTCTACGACGGCTTCCGCCCGGTGCACGAACTGCCGCCCGAGACCCGCGATCTGTTGCACTACGCGGCGCTGCTCCACGACGTGGGCTCGGTGGTGTCGTTCGACGGCCACGCCGAGCATTCGGGCTATATCATTCGCAACGGCAACCTGCGTGGACTCTCGCGCGAGGAAGTCGAGGCGATCGCGTGCGTGGCGCGCTACCACGGCAAGGGCCGGCCGAAGAAGCGCGATCGCGAATTCCGCGACCTGCGGAAGAAGACGCGCCGCACCGTGCGCTGGCTCGCGGCGCTGCTGCGGATCGCCGAGGGACTCGACCGCAGCCACTACCAGCTGATCCGCAGCCTGCGCGTGGCTCGACGCGGGGAGCGTTTCTCGATCCTGGTGACGGCGCGGCGCGATGCCAAGCTCGAACTGTGGGCGGCGCGGCGCCGTCTCGGGCTGCTCGCCGAGCGGATCGGCAGCCGCAAGCATCCCGCTTCGGTGACGGTGCGGCTCGATCGCGCCGCCGACCTCGCGCGGCGCGCAACCCCCGAGCCGAAACGTGCCGAGACGCCCGCGGTCGCGCCGGCCGCGGCCTCTCCGGCGCGGCCGCAGCCTCAGACTCCGGCGCGACCCTCGGCGCCGGCGCTCAAGGTGGTGGAGAGGCGCTGA
- a CDS encoding AIR synthase family protein: MSTRAASGKIPPEVFEATIAPLLGAARPEVLIGPRTGADCAVVRTGAGRVLVFSTDPLSLVPALGAERSARLACHLLASDVWTSGIPPAWVTVCFNLPPDTSDETLAIYWRAMGDEWTRLGVAVVAGHTGRYEGCGLTIIGAATVIGVGDEVRYLTPAMASPGDRLIVTKSCAYETTAIAAQLFPKRLAARLGDDEAAMARARQMIDSVSVVADCVAILRIGVRDRGVSALHDATEGGVLGGLIELARVCGHDLRVSRAALPLSSEARAACEVFGIDPYWSLSEGTLIAAVRPQHAKAALAALADEGIAAAEVGEVVDGKGMLWLTEPDGKVVKLTHPEPDPYWEAYARAVRERWE; encoded by the coding sequence ATGTCGACCCGCGCCGCCTCCGGAAAGATTCCGCCCGAAGTGTTCGAAGCCACCATCGCCCCGCTCTTGGGCGCGGCGCGCCCCGAGGTGCTGATCGGCCCGCGTACCGGTGCCGACTGCGCGGTGGTGCGCACCGGCGCCGGGCGCGTGCTGGTGTTCTCGACCGATCCGCTCTCGCTGGTGCCGGCGCTGGGTGCCGAGCGCTCGGCGCGGCTCGCCTGCCATCTGCTCGCGTCCGACGTCTGGACCAGCGGCATTCCGCCGGCCTGGGTCACGGTGTGCTTCAACCTGCCGCCCGACACCAGCGACGAAACGCTCGCGATCTACTGGCGGGCGATGGGCGACGAATGGACCCGGCTCGGCGTCGCGGTGGTGGCGGGGCACACCGGTCGCTACGAGGGCTGCGGCCTCACCATCATCGGCGCCGCGACGGTGATCGGCGTGGGCGACGAAGTGCGCTACCTCACGCCGGCGATGGCCTCGCCCGGTGACCGGCTGATCGTCACCAAGAGCTGCGCCTACGAGACCACTGCGATCGCGGCGCAGCTCTTCCCGAAGCGGCTGGCCGCTCGGCTCGGCGACGACGAAGCGGCGATGGCGCGCGCGCGGCAAATGATCGACTCGGTGAGCGTGGTCGCCGACTGCGTCGCCATCCTGCGCATCGGCGTGCGCGATCGCGGCGTAAGCGCGCTCCACGACGCGACCGAGGGTGGCGTGCTGGGCGGGTTGATCGAGCTGGCGCGGGTGTGCGGCCACGACCTGCGCGTCTCGCGCGCGGCGCTGCCGCTCTCGAGCGAAGCGCGGGCCGCCTGCGAGGTGTTCGGCATCGATCCCTACTGGTCGCTGTCCGAAGGCACCCTGATCGCCGCGGTGCGCCCGCAGCACGCGAAGGCGGCGCTGGCGGCGCTGGCCGACGAGGGCATTGCCGCCGCCGAGGTCGGCGAGGTGGTCGACGGGAAGGGCATGCTCTGGCTCACCGAGCCCGACGGCAAGGTGGTCAAGCTCACGCACCCCGAGCCCGATCCCTACTGGGAGGCCTACGCGCGCGCGGTGCGCGAGCGCTGGGAATAG
- the tmk gene encoding dTMP kinase: MPRFNWYGEGVPGVSLEDLHGWLIVLEGTDGAGRTTHVDLLKQELESAGYAVAETGLTRSDLASRGIRRAKMGNTLGTNAFNLFYATDFADRLEHQILPALRAGFVMLTDRYTYSLIARAVVRGADPDWIRQVYSFALKPDAVFYLRIDVPDLVPRILTGGGFDYWESGMDIPMGNDHYESFIRYQSKLIEQFDRLAADFQFDTIDATQGVDEIHQYLWSRVSELVKAGSPDPERRILSMP; this comes from the coding sequence GTGCCTAGATTCAACTGGTATGGCGAGGGCGTGCCGGGCGTCTCGCTCGAAGATCTCCACGGCTGGTTGATCGTGCTCGAGGGCACCGACGGCGCCGGCCGCACCACGCACGTGGATCTGCTCAAGCAGGAGCTCGAGAGCGCCGGCTACGCGGTGGCCGAGACGGGTCTCACGCGCTCCGACCTCGCGAGCCGCGGGATTCGGCGCGCCAAGATGGGCAACACGCTTGGCACCAACGCCTTCAATCTCTTCTACGCCACCGATTTCGCCGACCGGCTCGAGCACCAGATCCTGCCCGCGCTCCGCGCCGGGTTCGTGATGCTCACCGACCGCTACACCTATTCGCTGATCGCGCGCGCGGTGGTGCGCGGCGCCGACCCCGACTGGATCCGACAGGTCTATTCGTTCGCGCTCAAACCCGACGCGGTGTTCTACCTGCGCATCGACGTGCCGGACCTGGTGCCGCGCATCCTGACCGGCGGCGGCTTCGACTACTGGGAATCGGGGATGGACATCCCGATGGGGAACGATCACTACGAATCGTTCATCCGGTATCAGTCGAAGCTGATCGAGCAGTTCGATCGCCTCGCCGCGGACTTCCAGTTCGACACCATCGACGCCACCCAGGGCGTGGACGAGATCCATCAGTACCTGTGGAGCCGGGTCTCCGAGCTGGTCAAGGCCGGCTCACCCGATCCGGAGCGCCGCATCCTCTCGATGCCCTGA
- a CDS encoding CHAD domain-containing protein, with protein MSDSPSATPRRAPPFHVLARPHGVEPAHLAAADLGARLSVLSAAARRVRRSQDSEAVHDLRVASRRLTAAIDLWRPLLEPKGARRARRRARRLRRDLATLRDLEVSDALLAERMIGATPAVRAALEPLLRDGEQRLERERADAAHVASRRRVRRVRDALERALGRAPSPAAPLDPRELADDHVRATRERATLALETAWMSGEDRALHAARIRVKRWRYAIECRAALIPAHERAEPPAEPTPSPNDPQVVKRLRQLQDLLGRIQDLAVLRERLESAARRAALHARPAEAAALQSVVVKLAPTRALAAAEAQRLSTTLSAGAEGRAGV; from the coding sequence ATGTCCGACAGTCCCAGCGCCACCCCGCGACGAGCGCCCCCGTTTCACGTGCTGGCGCGACCGCATGGGGTCGAGCCCGCGCACCTCGCCGCCGCCGATCTCGGCGCGCGGCTGAGCGTGCTGTCGGCGGCGGCGCGCCGGGTTCGCCGCTCGCAGGATTCCGAGGCGGTGCACGATCTGCGCGTCGCCTCGCGCCGGCTGACCGCCGCCATCGATCTGTGGCGGCCGCTGCTCGAGCCGAAGGGTGCGCGCCGGGCGCGACGCCGCGCCCGCAGGCTCCGCCGCGATCTCGCCACGCTTCGCGACCTCGAGGTTTCGGACGCGCTGCTCGCGGAACGCATGATCGGCGCCACGCCCGCCGTCCGGGCGGCGCTCGAGCCGCTACTGCGCGACGGCGAGCAGCGCCTCGAGCGCGAGCGCGCCGACGCCGCCCACGTCGCTTCGCGCCGCCGCGTGCGTCGGGTCCGCGACGCGCTGGAGCGGGCGCTCGGGCGCGCGCCTTCGCCGGCCGCGCCGCTCGATCCACGCGAGCTGGCCGATGACCACGTCCGTGCCACGCGCGAGCGCGCCACGCTGGCGCTCGAAACCGCCTGGATGAGCGGCGAGGACCGCGCGCTCCACGCCGCGCGCATCCGGGTCAAGCGCTGGCGCTACGCGATCGAGTGCCGCGCGGCGCTGATTCCGGCGCACGAGCGCGCGGAGCCCCCGGCGGAACCCACGCCGTCACCAAACGACCCGCAGGTCGTCAAGCGCCTGCGGCAGCTCCAGGATCTCCTCGGTCGGATTCAGGACCTCGCGGTGCTGCGCGAGCGCCTCGAATCGGCGGCGCGCCGCGCGGCGCTCCATGCGCGGCCCGCCGAGGCCGCGGCGCTCCAGAGCGTGGTCGTGAAGCTCGCGCCCACGCGGGCGCTGGCCGCGGCCGAGGCTCAGCGCCTCTCCACCACCTTGAGCGCCGGCGCCGAGGGTCGCGCCGGAGTCTGA
- a CDS encoding CDGSH iron-sulfur domain-containing protein, translating to MSDPHEFPSPAITVTWSRRRCLHAAECLMRLPPVFEVGRKPWVEPANATADAVARTIERCPTGALQYQRHDGGPAEQPAAENHVLVGRNGPLWVRGAIELVDANGQAVGRDTRVALCRCGQSQFKPWCDGSHNAARFRERGEVFDGRLDPPADSPGPLRIAARENGPLKLSGPFTLVSSDGRVKLVTSGTALCRCGESANKPFCDKSHERVGFVAPPIGAAAAGGSASSPAGAAEVLEPAGPSGPSSRPEGGEARS from the coding sequence ATGTCGGACCCGCACGAATTTCCATCGCCGGCCATCACCGTCACCTGGAGCCGGCGGCGCTGCCTGCACGCCGCCGAATGCCTGATGCGGCTGCCTCCGGTATTCGAGGTCGGGCGAAAACCGTGGGTCGAGCCCGCCAACGCCACCGCTGACGCGGTGGCGCGCACCATCGAGCGCTGCCCGACCGGGGCGCTCCAGTACCAGCGTCACGACGGCGGCCCGGCCGAGCAGCCCGCGGCCGAGAATCACGTGCTGGTCGGGCGCAACGGCCCGCTGTGGGTGCGCGGCGCGATCGAGCTGGTGGACGCGAACGGCCAGGCGGTGGGGCGCGACACGCGCGTCGCGCTGTGCCGCTGCGGGCAATCACAGTTCAAGCCCTGGTGCGACGGTTCGCACAACGCCGCGCGCTTTCGCGAGCGCGGCGAGGTGTTCGACGGCAGGCTCGATCCGCCCGCCGATTCGCCGGGCCCGTTGAGGATCGCGGCGCGCGAGAATGGTCCGCTCAAGCTTTCGGGACCGTTCACGCTGGTCAGCTCGGACGGTCGCGTGAAGCTCGTCACTTCGGGCACCGCGCTCTGTCGCTGCGGCGAATCGGCGAACAAACCGTTCTGCGACAAGTCTCACGAGCGCGTGGGATTCGTGGCACCGCCGATCGGAGCCGCGGCCGCGGGCGGGTCCGCGTCCTCGCCGGCCGGCGCCGCCGAAGTGCTCGAGCCGGCCGGGCCGAGCGGTCCGTCGTCGCGGCCGGAGGGCGGCGAAGCCCGCTCCTAG